Part of the Lates calcarifer isolate ASB-BC8 linkage group LG6, TLL_Latcal_v3, whole genome shotgun sequence genome, aaagaggaggagggtaaCTCCCTTCACAGACCACAGAACCTCCTCCACCTGGCCTTGTGTTGGTGCAGGTGGCcgcacacacactcgcacataTTCACAGAGTCTGGCTGTGTTTGCTCAGTATCAATAGTTTCATTCAGGTCATGATGACCACCAGTCAGCACAGCagggcctctgtgtgtgtgtgtgcctgtttagAGACACTCTGCTCACACTCATGTCTGCATGTCGTCCTGTGCATGTCTCTACACCGTCCGTCTGTGTTTACCGCTGCGTGCACGCCGCCTCACGTTACATGTGTACGCCGATGCATCTcagtgcgtttgtgtgtgttttcactcgATGCCGGCTGAACCCAGTGGAGCATGACATCCTTTAGTGGAGTCAGGCTCCGTTACAAAGCCTAATGGGTTTTCTCTCCTAAGACGGGACTGAAAGATCACATAGCTCTGGGGCTCTGCTGGGATTTGTTTGCAAGCATAGAAATCCCACCTGCTCAGAAACCAGCACACATGACTTTctaaagagagaggaggaagaaaaatgagtCAATTATGGTTTTATCAGTGATGTTGGGTGTTTTCTTTAAACGTCGTGCACTCAAAAAGGCTGAAGTGCAAAGCAAGCAAATGAGGAAATCAGAGTAGACAGACATTTTCACTCAGGTGTAGAGTGATGCCAAGGTGACCGAATACTCTTTAGTCTATGTTTATTATGCTTTTACAGTTTAGATGTTTAATCTTAgtaaaaatctgattttgaaGGGAAACTTTTCCCTCCACATTCAACATGTGTCCTTCTTTCCTGTCTTTACTAATCCACTCAGTCTTTCCACAGTTGTAGCCGTGGTTATAGGAGAACGTTGACATGTTTCTTTCTATTCCagactgttgttttcatttttcatcttttaggGGGTTTTTCAGCTTTTGCACAATACAGATACCATTACACGTTTCTGAAACCATGAgtcttcattcttcttctctgccatGTTCTCatgtctcctcttcttctcaccAAGACGTCGATACAGGAAGATATTTCTGCCAAAcgtcctgttttctgtttgctctcCTCTGTTCCCTGCTTCTGTGGTGCTAGGAAGAGTttcttcaaaaaatgtcaaattaaaaactTGACTCTCAAACCTGCTTTTTCCTGTGTGGAATATAAACGTCTGTACATTTGGTCGTCagccttttctctccttctgtgtctgtctttccttcACAGACAATAACCCTGTTTTTGCATTGATATAAGTATGAAGGACACGACCGTGACCTtatcctcactctctctccctctcctctgcctcctaCATCCAGGACAACAAGGGTTTTGGCATCGGCGAGCTGGTGTGGGGGAAGATCAAGGGATTTTCCTGGTGGCCTGGCATCGTGGTGACGTGGCGCGCCACCGGCAAACGGCAGGCCAGCCACGGCATGAGATGGCTGCAGTGGTTTGGAGACGGCAAATTCTCTGAggtgaggagggaaagaaaaacaggcagactgcaggagggagggagagagggagagagggaggagagtcAAATAATGGTTGTACATCTCGTACTTTGTTTGATGCCATGTTTTTGTCCCCAGGTTTCAGCAGACAAACTGGACTCCATCACTGCTTTCCCCAAGTTCTTCAGCCAGGCTTCTTACACCAAACTGGCCTCGTACCGCCGGGCGATCTTCCAGGCACTGGAGGTAAGATTCAGGCTCGGCTCGTTCATCTGTTTATTAAAACCCGACAACCAACAGTTCAGTTGGTGTGAATCATGACGACATCAGTGAGTGTTTCATATTCTACAGTTTGGAAAGACACATAATAGTCCTCTACATTTCAGACATCAGAttgttctgtgtaaaaacaaaccTGTCATTTTTAGAGTGAACTTCTGATGAATCAAAAACACTTTAGCAGAAAAATATCTTATTGATTCCGAAACAGAAAAATTCTGATGTGGTAAAACTTTTCCTGGTTGAACAGATTGATTATTTGATGATTATTTTAACAGGGCACATGCACAGCCTGAGCTAACATAAACTTGCTGAACTGAACTGTTATGACCtttacaactgtgtgtgtgtgtgtgtgtgtgtgtttgggaggtGTCAGTTGCTAATTGTGTGTCAGATCTGAGgtctgctgtaaaaacacactgactgtttccCCTGCCAAGAACACACTGGTTCACTGGAAGTGCATTTacacgtttgtgtgtgtgtgtgtgtggtgtgtgtgtggtgtgtgtggtgtgtcagtAGCCAACTAAAGCTAATACAGATGCGTGTCAGAAAACTGCGTCTCATCCTGAGTGAGTGTCAGGCTGATGTCAGAGTCAGTAAACACCTGATTGCACCACCGATCTGTTAACGTTGCAAAACCATACAGACACATACCAGGGCTGTTTCCTCCTGACTCTGTCGTAGAAAGactttttttatcatttctggCGCCACATGTCGAGCTGACAGATAAATACGTCTTTCAGTAAATTTGTGAGAACAAATTCCAAATCTCTACATGTAGAAAATTCACCACACATCGTCCTGACATTTGAAGGCATCACCTCAGGCTGTTTGCTGACATGTTACAGACCATACAATTAATTAGTAAATGAATCAATCATTAAGATAAGCTACTGACAGCTGAGGAAACTCCACTGAATGACTGatagtctttctttctttcttttgtctcccacttttttttgtttgcaccTCCGACTCTTTTCcatctttcattctctctctctctgtttgtttttcagtggtttATGTTGTATAGAAAcacctgtatttgtgtgtgtttatctctgtgaacgctggtgtgtgtctgcgtAAAGAGATGTAgctgacagatgtgtgtttaGGTTTACACAGTGTTACACAGGCCTcttcatgctgctgtttttctttctctctctttctctttctccttgtgGCTACTTTGTTTTGTCTGCCTCGTTCGCCCCGTCTACATCCTGTCATCCCTCTGTGCGGTGATGCCTCAGCCCTGTCTTATTAAGAAAACAGCCGCCTCTGCCttttcaccctctctctgccgtcctgtcagtctcctgtctctgctcttaAAGGATTAGAAAAACAGGAGAAGGTCTAAACATTCACTTCTAATGTTTCTTACATCTTGGATATGCACCTTTTACTTGCTGTTccagtattttaaaatgacactgatcAGCCTAATGAGGGCGCTATAATAAAATCAAAGGTCATCTCTCAAACGCCTCTCATTCAGGTGTAAACACTGATGTCTGATTCatgttgtcactgtgttttgCTCTTTGAAACACGATGCTGTCGTCTAAttggttaaaggtcaaaggacGAAAACAACTTAACTCCagtttgattttaatgaaactTGAATTAACGttcatgattttattttcctcatcttTGGCCTTGAATTGTAGTTTTCTAATCTTCTTTAAGTGTCTTCATTGGGGGGATGTCTAAAGATACTGATAAGTGAGAGACGACACAGAAACTCTTGTTTAAGCTCCACTGCAGAGTTCATAATGAATCAACACCTGATTAAATGGAGATGCATCGCCTGAACAGGGACTTGAACCCTGGACCCTCAGATTAAAAGTCTGATGCTCTACCGGCTGAGCTACCCAGGCTTCATGTGTCCTGTGTCTCACGGTGTCTAACATGTCTGTCTCAGATGGCCAGTGTCCGGGCGGAGAAGACGTTTCCTCCCTGTGAGTCAGACAATCCAGAGGACCAGGTCAAACCCATGCTGGACTGGGCCAACGGTGGCTTCCTGCCCAAAGGAGAGGAGGGACTCAAACCTACACACAGTGCCGGTGAGCAAAGCAGCAGGACCCTGAGCTAATGTGGCTGAATTTAACCAGGGAATAAGACTGAGActgatctgtgtgtttctgccccCCCGCAGACAGTAACCCTCTGGACCACCATGTCTTTGACGTTTCACTGCCAGAGTACTTTCCCAGCGCGAAGAGGCCCAGAGTCAGCCTCTGTAAGAACAAGGCCGCCCCCGAGGAGTCCTACTGCAGAGGTAGAACCCAAGACACGAGCTCActgaacattttacaaaatgcTGGATACATATTTTAGAAAAACGACCTCTGTAAATAAGGAACCTTACCTTTaggaagtgtttttttgtgcaggAAAATGTTGAAACTTGCTCGTTAACACTTTGTGTCCTTCTCTCTCAGAACAAATGGTGAATGAAGTTCTGAAGAATAAAAGTTGTATAGAAGGTAAAGACTCTTTCACATcatgtgttcctgtttgttAACGACTAATGTGAATTGATTTATGAGCGATTAACTGTGTCgtttcatttttgcttttcgCGGCTGTTGattgatctgtgtgtgtgtgtgtgtgtgtgtgttttggcagatttctgtctctcttgtgGAAAGATGAGAGCAGCAACCTTCCACCCACTGTTTGAAGGAGGCCTGTGCCAAACATGCAaggtacaacaacaacaacaacaacaacaatattttttattgtgtttttttccatcatcattattaccctgtctctgtgtcagagTTGTAAAACCTTTTCTTAactctgtaataataataattaacacaaGTATATCAATAAGAATAATAATGTTTGGAGGCTTTGACCAGGTTTCCAGGGTGTTCACAAGATGAAATTCAGCATCCTCAAACTAAAGAGCCCACGCTGCCAAAGTCATAAAACCAGTCATGTCAGACACGTAAACTTGTCTGTTCACATCCTTATTATCGTTACAAGTTTTACTCATGACCTCTGCTGAGTTTCCCTGAGTAATGAACTGGATCAAATCCTCTTCAGAAACTCCCCTCACTGAACCAGATATTTTAAATCAACAAACTGTTAAGTCTCTGCCAAGTCAGCATCAATTTAACACCTGACGTGCCAGGAGTTCATGGTCATGCACGGACAAAAACAGCATCTGCTGCCTGCGGAGTTTAAATGATATAAACTACTGAGACGCACTGACTATAATTCAGGTTGTGTTAACAcgttatttttctgtgtgtgtttaggacGTGTACCTGGAGATGTCCTACATGTACGATGACGACGGTTACCAGTCGTACTGCACCGTCTGCTGCGGAGGTCGAGAGGTTCTGCTCTGCGGCAACGCTAACTGCtgcaggtcagacacacacacacacacacgtacacatgaAGACACACATGCCATGAATTAACTACTCCTTCTCTGCCAATGTGTGCGTGCGTCCGttcacctcctctcctgtcGTCTGTCCTCGTCCAGGTGCTTCTGTGTCGATTGTCTGGACATCCTGGTCAACCCCGGAGCGTCCAACAACGCTCGGTATCTGGACCCTTGGAGATGCTACATGTGCCAGCCGCTGCTGCAGTACGGCGTCCTCAAACGGCGGCACGACTGGAGCCTCAAGCTGCAGGAGTTCTTCGCCAACGACAACGGACAGGAGTTTGTAAGTCACTTTGGTTATTTTTCAAGATGTGGGCAAAAGTTTGAGGATCTTTCTGAGTAAACTGGCATTTTGTTTGTaactttgttgatttttttctcatttttttgaaaaatataaacTTTTTAATGTTTGAGATTGAATTTGTCTGAAGCTGAAAGTGAAGGTTGAGTCAGAGTGAAAATTCATTGCTGTGGTAATTTGTCAGATATTTTTGTAATGATTGCATCATAGTGTAACATTCCAGTGTTGGAAATCAGCCGCTCAGATTATCAGTCATCCAGGAATGAAGATAAGAAAATGGGATGTTTTTTTAGAATGTGCAGTGTTGTAATCAAAAAATCTGCCACCAAATGTTTCACTGTTGACAGATTACGTTCATATCTCTTCAGAAAGAATGAAACTGGAGAATTTCAAACTTTCCCTTCATTGTAGACAGAGAAATCATTCTCTGCCTGAGAGCGCCATGTAGAAACCTAAAATGAGACTTTTCATCATTTCCCctgcaacttttttttatctttatcttccAGGAGAAACCAAAGATTTACCCAGCAGTCCCTGCAGAGCAGAGACGACCAATCAGAGTCCTCTCCCTGTTTGACGGCATCGCCACTGgtgagaatgagtgtgtgtgagacacagTGTATTTGTGCTGATGTTTCATTCAGTACGTCTTCATGcagactgtgtctctgtttctgttcacaggCTACCTGGTTTTAAGAGATCTGGGTTTTAAGGTGGACCAGTACATAGCATCAGAGGTGTGTGAGGACTCCATCTCAGTGGGTGTTGTCAGACATGAAGGAAAGATCCAGTACGTCCACGATGTCAGGAACATCACCAGGAAAAACGTAaggaagaaaatactgaaagtgGTCCTGGTTCAGTCTGAGCGGTGTTGTACTGGACCGTCtgggtgtctgggctcagccttaaTCCCTCGGTCcttagttacacacacacacacacacacacacacacacaccaccagaggccagcagctgcagtgatgtgGTTCAGGGCGGAGGACAAAGAGCAGCTTCAACCTCTGTAAATCCCCTCAGAAACCCCTTCACTTGTTAGTCAcgctatgtgtgtatgtgtgtgtgtgtgtgtgtgtgtgtgtgtgtgtgtccaggggTCCATGGCTCTGCTCTCTATTAGTTGATTAATAAGAGCatcccacctccacctcccactctctttgtctctcgctccgtttcctgtttctttctttctcttcatctcttccattctctttctttgttgtcttcagcgaaggaggaggaggaggaggaggagggggagggggaggagggttCTGTAGGTGAAAGGGTAAAAAGAGGACAAAGGGTGAACAGATGTTAGACTTTATGTGGTGGGTTAAATTACTATCAGTGAGTGAACCTGCTGGTTTTCTTAGTTAAACTGAATTTCTTCAACctgttggtcggacaaaacaagacatcaacTTGGACTTTAGAGAGTTGTGAGAGGCATTttgtactgttttcattttatggacaaaataattaattgatttgtCCAGAAATTAATTGACAGATTAAACttgaattaaaataattgtCCTACATTACTGTGTCTGAGTGCACAAAAAGTTAAATCAATCTTTTATCGGTATCTAAAAAACTAAAGTTTTAGAAGATATACACTTGTTCCACTGTCATTTTGTTGGGTTATTGATGCAGTAGTCTAACACTAGGTGGTGCTGTTGTCTCTCAGATTCAGGAGTGGGGTCCATTTGATCTAGTGATTGGAGGAAGTCCCTGCAACGACCTCTCTATCGTCAATCCTGCAAGGAAAGGCCTCTATGGTAGGTACCTGCCACAGGACGTTCCATTCATATTATGTATTTGTCCCTGATACTGTTAAAGTCATGCTGCAGTTCCATTTTGACTTATTTAATGATGTGTTTGTAAATTAGTGTTCATTTAAATGCTCTAATATGGTGCAGTATTTGAGCAACTCTGCATTAAAGTCCACTGGAAACCCAAGTtaatttaattatcattatcatgTAAGTAGATGAATACTTTTAGTTTCCGGGATGTGGTTATTTTCCTAAACCCTGTTAGGGAGATATTCATTCTGTACTGAAGCAGGTTTGTGATGTTTTCCTGACACTGATGGTGTTTTGTTGCTCTAGAAGGCACAGGGAGGTTGTTCTTCGAGTTTTACCGTCTGCTGAGCGAGGCCAAGCCCAAAGAAGGAGAGCACCGGCCGTTCTTCTGGATGTTCGAGAACGTGGTGGCCATGGGCGTCAACGACAAGAGGGACATCTCACGATTCCTGGAGGTGAGTCACAGGGACTGGAGAGCTGTTTTAAGAGCTGTACTCTGTGTCATGGGTCTATGGGtaatcactgtgtgtttctttttcagtgtaaCCCTGTCATGATTGATGCTATCGAGGTTTCTGCAGCTCACCGTGCCAGATACTTCTGGGGAAACTTGCCAGGCATGAACAGGTGGGCAAACGCTTGACATCAAAAACACATCTGAGTTTCTAAGGCTAATATCTGCACGAAAGAGCAGTTTTAtattctctctgtgtggaggactaagtgtttttaatgtctgtttcagGCCTCTCTGTGCCTCTGGGATGGACAAGCTGGAGCTGCAGGACTGTCTGGAGCACGGCAGAGTTGCGAAGGTCAGAGATCTACAGAATACAGATGAAGTTAATTATGTTAAGGTTTTCACTTGGCTGTTCTTGGTTGCATTTGTTTGAAATTGGATTTCTTGTCTCGTAGTTTGGAAAGGTGCGCACCATCACTACTCGCTCCAACTCCATCAAACAGGGGAAAGACCAGCACTTCCCCGTCTTGATGAACGGGAAGGAGGACATACTGTGGTGCACTGAGCTGGAGAGGTGAGCagaacacaaatatacagtataagtCTCATTTATCTTAGGATTTAAGCAGCTTTAGCATCATTATGACGCCTACTGTAATGCCCGTTGTGTATTTCTTCACCTACAGGATCTTCGGCTTCCCCGTTCACTACACAGACGTGTCCAACATGGGTCGCGGTGCCCGACAGAAACTCCTGGGCCGGTCCTGGAGCGTCCCTGTCATCAGGCATCTGTTCGCACCGCTCAAAGACTACTTCGCCTGTGAATAGAAACCACGCGCCACCAGCAAACAGACGCCACCTGTGAATAAACACCAGCTTTTCTATCGTGATACTGGCTTCCAGACTCATCTGCCGCCAGCCAAACCCTGTAAAGAGCTGGAAGTTATATCCACTCTGTCGGCAGGCAGACGGCCAGTTTCACTAAAAATCAGTGAAGCTGGGAAAGTAGTGAAAGTAGCTGTTTGTGTCCAGACATTTCTGGATTCTGGTGATAATGCACTGCAGCCTTaaacatacataacacacactaacacagagatacacaaaTACAGCATGGGTGAGCACCTTGGCTGTTTATCACCGATGTTGTCCGAGAGCGAaggggggtcaaaggtcaggtgaAAGTGCAGCCAGTCAGTGTCACTGATTATATCATCTGTATTGGAGGCCAGTAGGGTGCATAGCCTCTGGAGGAGTTTAAAGGGAAAGAAGACGGCACCCACTCCTTTGTTTGGTCTGTGAACATTAGGACTGTGCAACGATTTTATctgattttgtttcattgtttttaagcTGACAACACTTACTAGTTGTAGAAAAATAGAGCAACACACAACACCAACGGTACAACTTTTTAAGTGGCTCTGTACCAAAactgttttatcatttcagaGGTCGCTCATCCCTCCATTTAGCTGATGATTAAAATGGCTGACAGGCAGGGCGCTGGAAGAGGCTGttaatctgaacaaaaacacttttaaagCTCACTTGAACCAAAGTCACACAACAGACCGCTGAAGTCCTGCTCTGCTTTTTGGGCCACCTACTG contains:
- the dnmt3bb.1 gene encoding DNA (cytosine-5)-methyltransferase 3B isoform X3; this translates as MFEKESGQPLDQSTATAMPSNKYSAAIMEESNNMTATAAVNGDTPPAEGLSENDSGVELTNENSPLTGAEPPSPFSPKQNGDAASPQDGNQCSGGSRKRSRKKSEEEESTWDSYSEEKASGASQLGLRQRPRPRTIFQAGLTPHTHNKPRRQNRKQENSMLLCVGGPRVVVAVSSEVPEAPRLELMEQDSKDSAQSSSTSSSSETQPEYNDNKGFGIGELVWGKIKGFSWWPGIVVTWRATGKRQASHGMRWLQWFGDGKFSEVSADKLDSITAFPKFFSQASYTKLASYRRAIFQALEMASVRAEKTFPPCESDNPEDQVKPMLDWANGGFLPKGEEGLKPTHSADSNPLDHHVFDVSLPEYFPSAKRPRVSLCKNKAAPEESYCREQMVNEVLKNKSCIEDFCLSCGKMRAATFHPLFEGGLCQTCKDVYLEMSYMYDDDGYQSYCTVCCGGREVLLCGNANCCRCFCVDCLDILVNPGASNNARYLDPWRCYMCQPLLQYGVLKRRHDWSLKLQEFFANDNGQEFEKPKIYPAVPAEQRRPIRVLSLFDGIATGYLVLRDLGFKVDQYIASEVCEDSISVGVVRHEGKIQYVHDVRNITRKNIQEWGPFDLVIGGSPCNDLSIVNPARKGLYGTGRLFFEFYRLLSEAKPKEGEHRPFFWMFENVVAMGVNDKRDISRFLECNPVMIDAIEVSAAHRARYFWGNLPGMNRPLCASGMDKLELQDCLEHGRVAKFGKVRTITTRSNSIKQGKDQHFPVLMNGKEDILWCTELERIFGFPVHYTDVSNMGRGARQKLLGRSWSVPVIRHLFAPLKDYFACE
- the dnmt3bb.1 gene encoding DNA (cytosine-5)-methyltransferase 3B isoform X4, whose protein sequence is MPSNKYSAAIMEESNNMTATAAVNGDTPPAEGLSENDSGVELTNENSPLTGAEPPSPFSPKQNGDAASPQDGNQCSGGSRKRSRKKSEEEESTWDSYSEEKASGASQLGLRQRPRPRTIFQAGLTPHTHNKPRRQNRKQENSMLLCVGGPRVVVAVSSEVPEAPRLELMEQDSKDSAQSSSTSSSSETQPEYNDNKGFGIGELVWGKIKGFSWWPGIVVTWRATGKRQASHGMRWLQWFGDGKFSEVSADKLDSITAFPKFFSQASYTKLASYRRAIFQALEMASVRAEKTFPPCESDNPEDQVKPMLDWANGGFLPKGEEGLKPTHSADSNPLDHHVFDVSLPEYFPSAKRPRVSLCKNKAAPEESYCREQMVNEVLKNKSCIEDFCLSCGKMRAATFHPLFEGGLCQTCKDVYLEMSYMYDDDGYQSYCTVCCGGREVLLCGNANCCRCFCVDCLDILVNPGASNNARYLDPWRCYMCQPLLQYGVLKRRHDWSLKLQEFFANDNGQEFEKPKIYPAVPAEQRRPIRVLSLFDGIATGYLVLRDLGFKVDQYIASEVCEDSISVGVVRHEGKIQYVHDVRNITRKNIQEWGPFDLVIGGSPCNDLSIVNPARKGLYEGTGRLFFEFYRLLSEAKPKEGEHRPFFWMFENVVAMGVNDKRDISRFLECNPVMIDAIEVSAAHRARYFWGNLPGMNRPLCASGMDKLELQDCLEHGRVAKFGKVRTITTRSNSIKQGKDQHFPVLMNGKEDILWCTELERIFGFPVHYTDVSNMGRGARQKLLGRSWSVPVIRHLFAPLKDYFACE
- the dnmt3bb.1 gene encoding DNA (cytosine-5)-methyltransferase 3B isoform X2 translates to MFEKESGQPLDQSTATAMPSNKYSAAIMEESNNMTATAAVNGDTPPAEGLSENDSGVELTNENSPLTGAEPPSPFSPKQNGDAASPQDGNQCSGGSRKRSRKKSEEEESTWDSYSEEKASGASQLGLRQRPRPRTIFQAGLTPHTHNKPRRQNRKQENSMLLCVGGPRVVVAVSSEVPEAPRLELMEQDSKDSAQSSSTSSSSETQPEYNDNKGFGIGELVWGKIKGFSWWPGIVVTWRATGKRQASHGMRWLQWFGDGKFSEVSADKLDSITAFPKFFSQASYTKLASYRRAIFQALEMASVRAEKTFPPCESDNPEDQVKPMLDWANGGFLPKGEEGLKPTHSADSNPLDHHVFDVSLPEYFPSAKRPRVSLCKNKAAPEESYCREQMVNEVLKNKSCIEDFCLSCGKMRAATFHPLFEGGLCQTCKDVYLEMSYMYDDDGYQSYCTVCCGGREVLLCGNANCCRCFCVDCLDILVNPGASNNARYLDPWRCYMCQPLLQYGVLKRRHDWSLKLQEFFANDNGQEFEKPKIYPAVPAEQRRPIRVLSLFDGIATGYLVLRDLGFKVDQYIASEVCEDSISVGVVRHEGKIQYVHDVRNITRKNIQEWGPFDLVIGGSPCNDLSIVNPARKGLYEGTGRLFFEFYRLLSEAKPKEGEHRPFFWMFENVVAMGVNDKRDISRFLECNPVMIDAIEVSAAHRARYFWGNLPGMNRPLCASGMDKLELQDCLEHGRVAKFGKVRTITTRSNSIKQGKDQHFPVLMNGKEDILWCTELERIFGFPVHYTDVSNMGRGARQKLLGRSWSVPVIRHLFAPLKDYFACE